AGCAAGTGCAACAAGCGATTTCAGCGGCAAAACACGCTCAACCAGAGTGGGAAAAAACGCCAATTGAACGTAAACAAGCGGTACTACAAGCAATTGGTAATGAACTAATTGCGCGTTGTGATGAACTGGGTACGTTGCTTTCTCGTGAAGAGGGTAAACCTTTTGCTGAAGGTCGTGGCGAAATTTACCGTGCTGGTCAGTTCTTCCAATACTTCGCCGCAGAAGTACTTCGTCAAATTGGCGACAACGCTGAATCTGTGCGCCCTGGTGTTTCTGTTGAAGTGACTCGTGAAGCGGTAGGTGTTATCGGCATCATCTCTCCTTGGAACTTCCCGACAGCAACGGCTGCTTGGAAAATTGCTCCAGCACTGGCTTTCGGTAACAGCGTTATCTGGAAACCAGCAAACCTAACACCAGCAAGTGCGGTTGCGCTTACTGAGATCATCCACCGCCAAGGCATGCCAGCAGGCACGTTTAACCTTGTTCTAGGTAGTGGTTCGAAAGTAGGCGATGCACTGATCAACTCTAAAGAAGTGAACGGTGTGAGCTTTACTGGTTCTGTTGATACAGGTCGTAAGGTTGCGGCTGCTACAGCGCCAAACTTCGTTCGTTGCCAACTAGAAATGGGCAGTAAGAACGCACTTGTTATTGCTGACGATGCAGACATCCAAACTGCGGTTGACGCAACGATTGCAGGTTCGTTCTCGGGTGCTGGTCAAAAATGTACAGCATCTTCTCGTCTAGTGGTTATGGATAGCATTCACGACCAGTACGTTGAAGCACTGATTAAGCGTATGAGTGAGCTGAAAGTGGGTCACGCACTGGAAGAGGGCGTGTTCATGGGCCCTGTTGTGGACGGAAACCAACTTGAAGCAAACCTAGGTTGGGTTGAGAAAGCACGTCAAAGCGGCGGTGAGCTGGCATTTGGTGGCGAGCGCCTAAGCATGAAACACGAAGGTTTCTACATGTCTCCAACGCTGTTCTTGAATACTAAGAACGATTGGGAAGTGAACCAAGAAGAAGTGTTTGCACCCATGGCAAGCGTGATTCGTGTCGCCGACCTAGAAGAAGCTATCGCGACAACCAACGATACTCGCTTTGGTCTAACGGGCGGCATCATTACTCAAAGCCTACGTACTAGCGCAATGTTCAAGCAACAAGCGCAAACAGGTTGTGTGATGGTGAACCTACCAACAGCGGGCACAGATTACCACGTACCGTTTGGTGGTCGTAAAGAGTCTAGCTTCGGTCCTCGTGAGCAAGGTCAGTATGCGAAAGAGTTCTACACAGTAGTGAAGACAGCTTACCAGCGTCCTTACTAGCCAGCTTTCCATATAAGAATTGGATAGCTGAAGATATTAAGTCCCTAGCTATCCAGCTAACGAATTGGTCTGATTCACAGAGTCGGGCCAACATTCAAACCAAAGCAGCAAACGAACTTAGACAAGTGATTTAACCCATTTTTGAAAACATGTTATTTGAGTGTGTTTTCAAAACCGAGCTAGAACACTGAGCTTTCAATAGGAGTGGTTATGTACCAGCAACGGATTGTTATAGATGGATTGCAATACTGCAATTGGAACAGAGAATATTTCCAAACACTAAAGGCGAGCGGCATTACAGCAGTTCACGCTACCGCGGTTTACCACGAGACAGCTCGTGAAACCTTATCTCGCTTTGCAGAGTGGAACCTAAGATTTGAGCAGAATGCAGACATTATCATGCCGATTAACTCAATGGCTGATGTTGAGACTGCAAAAGCGACCGGCAAAGTCGGCATTTTCCTTGGTGCTCAAAACTGTTCTCCAATCGATGATGAGATTGGTCTTATCGAAGTGATGCGTAAGCAAGGCCTTCTGATCATGCAATTGACGTACAACAACCAGAGCTTATTAGCGACGGGTTGCTACGAGAAGAACGATACGGGTATTACTCGATTTGGTAAGCAAGCTATCGAAGAGATGAACCGAGTGGGCATGATCATCGATATGTCTCACAGTGCCGAGCGTTCAACGCTTGAGGCGATTGACCTATCTTCTCGTCCTATTTGTATCAGCCACGCGAACCCAACGTTTGCTCATGATGCACTACGAAACAAATCAAACGATGTGATTAAAGCCTTAACTGCACGCGGTGGTTTAATCGGATTCAGTTTATACCCATTCCACCTACCAAACGGCAGTCAATGTACTTTGGAAAACTTCTGCCAAATGGTTGCGACGACAGCTGATATGGTCGGCGTAGAGCACCTGGGAATTGGTAGTGACCTTTGTTTAAACCAACCTCAAGCTGTTCTTGAATGGATGAGAAATGGTCGTTGGTCTAAAGCAATGGACTACGGCGAAGGCTCTGCAAACAACTCAGGTTGGCCAGATGCGTTGCCTTGGTTTTGTGGTAGTGCGGGTATGGAAAATATTTATAACGGATTGATGCGTCATGGTTTCAGCGAGTCTGAAGCTGGGCAAGTCTTGGGAGAAAACTGGTTTAATTTCTTGAAAGATGGCCTAGAGCCTCAAAGCAAGGGTTAAGCGCTCTCTCAAGCCATCATCGAATTAGCAGACTTCTAATTAACGTTCATTTGGAAATGCTGTTTTAACCAATTTCACTATTTAAAAGGAACAACGGTCTATTTCGCAACGCGGTAACCCAAACATGGATTAGCCTGCCCAACACAAAAAACAATAGGGCAGGTGTTAAATACACCCTTGTAGTCATCATTCAAATGACAGCTGCAAAGAAACCTCTGGAGTCAGAGTATGTCTGATTTAACCAATAGCGTGAAACCTTCAAGCTTAAATGCGGGTCAAGTACACACAGCAAGTAGCAAAACAAGCAACACCAAACAGTCTGAATCTACGTCAGACAAATTGGGATTAACCAACCCAGCACTTTGGTACAGCGGCGGTTTTATCGCTCTGTTCGTTGCACTTGCTCTATTTGACGGCGAGCTGTTATCAAGCCTTGTAAATACGGGCTTTGCATGGTCTGTAAAAGTATTCGGGCCTTACTGGCAAATGCTTCTTCTTCTGACTTTTCTTATTGGTCTTGGTCTAGCGGCAGGGCGAACAGGCAAGGTTATCCTAGGTGGCATTGCTAAACCTGAGATGGATGGTTTCCGTTGGATGGCTATCATCTTCTGTACGTTACTTGCAGGCGGCGGTGTATTTTGGGCAGCAGCAGAACCTATCGCTCACTACGTTAGCCCCCCACCATTATATGGCGCACAAGAAAACGCACAACAAGGCGCGGTGAATGCTCTATCACAATCATTCATGCACTGGGGTTTCCTTGCATGGGCTATCGTTGGCAGTTTAACGTCTATCGTGGTTATGCACCTTCACTACGACAAAGGCTTGCCTCTTAAACCTCGTATTTTGCTTTACCCAGTTTTGGGTGAAAGAGCACTGAAAGGTCACACTGGTGCGCTGATTGATGCATGTTGTATTGTCGCTGTAGCGGCGGGTACTATCGGTCCGATCGGTTTCTTAGGCTTGCAAGTCAGCTATGCTCTGAATGAACTGTTTGGTATTCCTGATGGCTTCACGACACAGTTGATCATCATCTTGTTCGCTATCGTTCTTTACACATTGTCTGCATTAAGTGGTCTTAACCGCGGGATGCAAATGCTAAGCCGTTACAACGTAATTTTAGCAATGGCATTGATGGTCTATATCCTGATCTTCGGCCCAACAAACTTCATTTTCAATGGCTACATCCAAGGTGTAGGTAGCATGATAGATAACTTCATCCCAATGGCAACATACCGTGGTGACGAAGGTTGGTTAAGCTGGTGGACAGTATTCTTCTGGGGTTGGTTCTTAGGTTACGGCCCAATGATGGCAATCTTCATCGCACGTATTTCACGTGGTCGTAGTATTCGCCAGTTGGTATCAACCATCAGTCTTATTGCGCCGTTTGTAACATGTTTCTGGTTCACGATTGTTGGTGGCTCAGGCCTTGCGTTCGAAATCGCAGACCCAGGCAGCGTAAGTAAAGCATTCGAAGGCTTCAACTTACCCGGTGCGCTACTGGCTGTAACTCAGCAACTACCAATGCCAATGCTTATCTCGATTTTGTTCTTGATCTTAACCACGATCTTCATCGTAACAACCGGTGACTCGATGACTTACACCATCAGTGTGGTCGTTAGTGGAGAGACTGAGCCTAACGCAATTATTCGTACTTTCTGGGGGGGGATGATGGGGGTAACAGCATTAATTCTGATTTCCCTAGGTTCTGGCGGTATTTCAGCGCTGCAATCGTTCATCGTAATCACAGCGGTACCAGTGTCCATAATCTTACTGCCATCGCTCTGGAATGCGCCTCAAATCGCAATCAAGATGGCAAAAGAACAGGGTTTATAAAAAGCCTAAGTCTATAAAAGATAATGTTCAATAAAGATATGGCTCTGTAAGACAAGAGCTCTGTAAAACAAGAAACGGATTAAATAAGAACAAATCAGCCTTTGAAAGAAGGCTGATGCAAATTCCGAAAAGAACA
The Vibrio cyclitrophicus DNA segment above includes these coding regions:
- a CDS encoding aldehyde dehydrogenase family protein, which produces MIQLQNVQAENALYIGGEWQAGVSTVANINPSDISENIGNFAQASAEQVQQAISAAKHAQPEWEKTPIERKQAVLQAIGNELIARCDELGTLLSREEGKPFAEGRGEIYRAGQFFQYFAAEVLRQIGDNAESVRPGVSVEVTREAVGVIGIISPWNFPTATAAWKIAPALAFGNSVIWKPANLTPASAVALTEIIHRQGMPAGTFNLVLGSGSKVGDALINSKEVNGVSFTGSVDTGRKVAAATAPNFVRCQLEMGSKNALVIADDADIQTAVDATIAGSFSGAGQKCTASSRLVVMDSIHDQYVEALIKRMSELKVGHALEEGVFMGPVVDGNQLEANLGWVEKARQSGGELAFGGERLSMKHEGFYMSPTLFLNTKNDWEVNQEEVFAPMASVIRVADLEEAIATTNDTRFGLTGGIITQSLRTSAMFKQQAQTGCVMVNLPTAGTDYHVPFGGRKESSFGPREQGQYAKEFYTVVKTAYQRPY
- a CDS encoding membrane dipeptidase, with amino-acid sequence MYQQRIVIDGLQYCNWNREYFQTLKASGITAVHATAVYHETARETLSRFAEWNLRFEQNADIIMPINSMADVETAKATGKVGIFLGAQNCSPIDDEIGLIEVMRKQGLLIMQLTYNNQSLLATGCYEKNDTGITRFGKQAIEEMNRVGMIIDMSHSAERSTLEAIDLSSRPICISHANPTFAHDALRNKSNDVIKALTARGGLIGFSLYPFHLPNGSQCTLENFCQMVATTADMVGVEHLGIGSDLCLNQPQAVLEWMRNGRWSKAMDYGEGSANNSGWPDALPWFCGSAGMENIYNGLMRHGFSESEAGQVLGENWFNFLKDGLEPQSKG
- a CDS encoding BCCT family transporter yields the protein MSDLTNSVKPSSLNAGQVHTASSKTSNTKQSESTSDKLGLTNPALWYSGGFIALFVALALFDGELLSSLVNTGFAWSVKVFGPYWQMLLLLTFLIGLGLAAGRTGKVILGGIAKPEMDGFRWMAIIFCTLLAGGGVFWAAAEPIAHYVSPPPLYGAQENAQQGAVNALSQSFMHWGFLAWAIVGSLTSIVVMHLHYDKGLPLKPRILLYPVLGERALKGHTGALIDACCIVAVAAGTIGPIGFLGLQVSYALNELFGIPDGFTTQLIIILFAIVLYTLSALSGLNRGMQMLSRYNVILAMALMVYILIFGPTNFIFNGYIQGVGSMIDNFIPMATYRGDEGWLSWWTVFFWGWFLGYGPMMAIFIARISRGRSIRQLVSTISLIAPFVTCFWFTIVGGSGLAFEIADPGSVSKAFEGFNLPGALLAVTQQLPMPMLISILFLILTTIFIVTTGDSMTYTISVVVSGETEPNAIIRTFWGGMMGVTALILISLGSGGISALQSFIVITAVPVSIILLPSLWNAPQIAIKMAKEQGL